taagaattaaatgAAGGATTTAATGAGGTGCAGGggcttaattatactttaaatgggtcaaattaattttattgagggcttaattggggaaaaaataagttgggagcccaatttaggcttaattgagaatattaaaattttaggtgaccaaatgtaatttttacaaagtcaattggttcaaatcacgagtaaaatcacaagaaaattaaagttttatggtcaattaagggctaaattgaagaaatttacagccaaagacaattttgaaaaaggcACTAAACTATGGAggcttaattgattgaaatcaggggtgaaatttaagaaaattaaaagtttaacgGTCAATtcagggtcaaattgaagaaattcatgaccaaggaccaaaataaaaaaggcactGAAATTCAGGGTTGACATTGAAGTTTGTTAGGGGTAAAATtgcacaaaattaaaagtttatggTCAATTAGAGGTGTAATTGAGAGAAATCACAAAtcgaaggactaaattgaactttaccAAAGTCATGGCTTTCCTAAAAAGAGTCTGAGATGTTCAGACTATGGGTTTTTACCATCCATACCCGATGTGCATCCatacacatacattcattcATTGtaaatacatgcatgcatgttatttacaatgaatgactaaattgaactttaccAAAGACATGGCTTTCCTAAAAGGAATATGAGATGTTCAGGCTATGGGTTCTTACCATCTATACTCGATGTGCATCCATACACATACATTCTTTTACTGTAaataacatgcatgcatgcaccAGGTCGAAATATAGGTCCCTAGAAAGCTCTAATCCACAAAGTCTATAACACCCAACTCCGAGcgagaaacatggaagatgaagagcgAGCTCATCGTGATGCTCATTCTCAAGAAAAGTTGGAGTCTCTAAAGGCTAGCGTGGCTTACCTGATCAccagcttactcgagcaaacactAAGGAATGCCTCTAGTAAGGGTCCTTCTAATAGACCTACCATTTTTGTTCAAAATCAAACGGCAACTCAACCCGAAGAAATAACCTGGAAAAATCTGGTAGATGCTTTTATCAAACAGTTAATGTACACATGGACATTGCTCCCGACAGAACCAGCTTgtctaacatgaaaaaaaagggataaagaAAGTATAAGGGAATATGCTCAGAGATGGAGAGATCTAGCGGCATAGGTGCATCCTTCACTCTTGGATAAAGAAATTGTCACTCTATTTGCTAACACACTCAAGGTGTTGTACTACGAGCATGTGATGGGTTGTTCAGCACAACAATTCACTGACGCTGTGGCAAAAGCTGAACACATAGAGTAAGGAGTCATGAATGGTAGAATTGCCATGCCCACCGAGAAAAAgggttttgaaggaaaaaagaaagaggttcACCATGTTAAAGGTCGATATAGGGGTAGGAAAAACCAATTCCAAAACTACCACACTTCATCCCCTCTATCCCAAATTGCCAACAATAACTTTAACTCCTCATTTCCTACCAGAAAACCTATGCCCCAAACCCTCAAAGccaaaaaccaaactgaaaatttcCCGAAGAAGAACTACCAAAGAGTCCAGGAAATACTACCCCTAAACGAGATGTATCAAAAGCTACTAAGCATTGCACATGTAGCTCTCGAACCCTTGGCACCTTTGTAGCCACCATACCCCAACTGGTACAAGTCAGACCTAACATGAAAGTACCATACTGGTGTTTCAGGACATAACATTCACACTTGCAGTGCTTTCAAGAAGAAGCTCATGCAGTTGATTAAAGCTGCTTGTATAACATTCAAAGAAAATCCAAACATGAGTACGAACGCCTTACCCAATCATGTTTCAGGTAGTGGATTGGTAAATGTACTAGAGGCGGAATGCCTAGGGAATTTAAAAGTGTCGATGGTAAGAGCATGGTGTGAAGAAGGCAACATGAATTTTTGAGGAACTCGAATTCAAACAGGTATCTACCATAATTTTTTGTCTACACCATTGATAAGGTCCTTACAAGAGCTTTTATAAGGAAACTAGCCTAAGAGGAAGTGTACCAGAGTTGGAAAATGGAACCTGCTCgtattgtgttaaaaaaaaaataactgccTCTATCAGATCATGTCCGCagatttattttgcttttgtcatctttcaacttttagTCTTGTCATGAATTTGGCTCATAATGCCACAAAACTTTCTCTGTCAATTAagcctttctttttaataacatcatgtattttcttgtgttcatgatgttcctttatttttatttttttcatgcaaataacacacCTATACGAGCATACATTTTACTCATAAAACCACTGCAACAAgaattctttaatatttctttgatatgtttctttttttccccaaacAATCTATGTATGATCTCAAGttttcacaaggatttttgggaaatcaaagttttagtacaaaaacagaaattaaattGGTGTTTGTTCTAACAAATAAGTTTTAGATATTCAGGTGATCTCTTAGAAAGGTGACCATACACCTAGAAGAACCTGAAGAGTAACCCAAACACCATGAGATGACTACAAAGCTGAGTTTTAGCtaaatgaataatgagaaagcATTTTGCATGTTCGCATGAAAGATAGCATGGCTTACCGATCATAAGTGCATGGGTTTAAAATGAGGAAAAaccatctttgataatcctcTCACAAGACTAAAATATAGCTTTTGCAATCCTCATTGAGCTTGatatgtttttcttgaaaaataatcatggctaggatcacacccaCAATGGAAGGCAAGTGCGAGAAACATGTAAAAAGAACTTCAATGATTAAAGATGCCCAAACAAAGCTGAGGGGCATGAAAGAATCCAAAGGGTTTGAGCATTCcacaaaaataacttatataatGATGCTTAAAACCagataaagaaagagaaaacgcCCAAGTCTGACACCGAGGGGCACAATGGACCATTTTGCAAATAAATTCCAAGGTCCAGAAATCTATGGACCAAAACAAGGTTAAGAAACAAGCACTAatgatccttagtcttgaaattttttaaacaccttttgagcttatAAATATCCTTTTACTTCATAATCAAGAGCTCAAACCTACATTACGTGCTCATTCAAGCTTTTTCTGATCAGAGGCAGACAATCTAGATCGATAGACAATGTTTTTCCATGTGAAACATTTTccattattcataaaaataaaatgaatgctttaaAGACCAGTTATCTGAAACCttgaaattatatcttgaaCTATTTTGACCAATAAAACGTCATTTAACTCTTCtaccaaaaacaacaaaacaaagacTTTCAAACATGCCCATGGGAAtcacttgaattatttttagaacAAGTTTGTTTTAAAGGAACATCAAATAGATTTTTTGTGTTTggtgttgctacccaatttttgtcCCAATGtttgataaatatttgaaaaaaaaccaaaaatagaaaaaaacaatgaaaacccccaaaaaaatgcattcttgatatatttccatcgtttttagcattttcaacattATCTCaagagaatttaaattttcaaaggtattttgaactcgttcaacttttaacacattaattttacaatcactGATATTTCTtgttgagtcgacgttgatattattttttttcaaaataaattcaaaaaaaaaagagttgaggtACCAATGTGGTTTGGGGACCAAACCACTTTACCCATAAATAGAGGTTCCacatggtttgtttttgttatgatttttttcaaaattgtctttgtcgattttatttttttaatattgagttggttgagaattacaattacaataaagctaaatcatgtggggaaagcactgtagctttcctcaataaacactgtggattgctacaatgtcttcccacatggttttttttcttatgatgttttcaaaattgtctttgtcgattttattttttaatattgagttggttgagaattataattataagtaaagctaaatcatgtggggaagcactatagcttttctcataaaacactatggattgctacagtatttccaacatggttttttttatgctttttttcaaaattatctttgtcgattttatttttttaatattgagctagttgagaatttagctttataattttttttctttaaaatattgtggattgctgcagtgtttccccacttggctttttttttttgtttttttattatgattttttttcaaaattatctttgtataataaagctaaattatgcaggaaaaacactgtagctttcatcacaaaacactgtggattgctaaaGTGTTTccccttataattttttttctaaaattatatttgtctatttttttttaatattgagctagtaGAGAagttaactttgtaatttttttctttttattaacaaaaaagctaaatcatgtaggAAAAGCATTGTATCTTTTCtcataaaacactgtggattgctgcaaATCATTatattcagtctctaagtttttttttatcaccaacacaacttttttttccgtcatagAATATTGGCTTCATCacacctttagtttctattacttatctagcactGGTTTGCAATTATAATACCATCAAgcacatttgttttataagctcgCGGCAGCGCATGGACATGTCATCTAGTACtttgtataataaaaaactttaggGGCAACGAACTCCTTCactatttatatagaaaaagaagcaggtggttttttcttttttgcatttcttcttcttttatttttctttttcttttgttatttttttacttgattttaaatttgccttcataaattatttgatttactttatatgagattattatagtctcaaacaaatattttaacattgatttgtgcttaattttacaagtgtctattattattattatcatataattaattaaaaattattttaaaaaataatgtttttagattcaGTAGAGTCCATCACTAGATCGtgaatttgataggttaatttgTGAAGACCGGATCGATCAAATATATCGtcatctcaatataaaaaaactaagatgatttttttaaaatcaaatcatgtttttaactgATTATTTGGGTTCTTTTTTGATTCCCCAACTGGGttatatttagataatttttatataatttaatttgatctattaaattaaatttaataataataataaatagtccCCCTGAAgttcaaaaagattttaattcacGTTGCAACGTAGTGCGACCCTCTAGACTAATTTGACCTTACTCcattgataaaaacaattactacaTTATTGTCTCTTGTAAAAATTCCACATAAATTTCATCCcttcaaataatatttgttcACGTTTGTTCGATAATGTGATTGGAAGTGTTTTTTTGGAGAATAAATTGAGAATAGTTAGGAGACTAAGTTGAAGTCAGTGCAATATTTGGCTGCCAGGTACATAAATTTTATTCACAATATCAACTGGATTCAATCCATAAAGAACCCGAACCTGTTGTTCCGCTATAGAAGCGGTCAAAACTTGGCACACAAAAAAATCTAACGCCCTGGTCCGAGGGCCCCAAAATCTCAAACTCAATAACAGCTTGACACTTGTTAGTCTAAGTAATTTACACATTTCAGCCAGCACTCCACGCAGCATTTTACGTGTCAAGCAGTGGCCTGGTTTTTCTCACTATAAATTACGGCAACCATGGCTGATGTTTATTACCAAAAGTTGTGTTTTCAATCTTTCAAGTGTTTTAGCTTTCAATTCATTTGTGTTCTCTCAAATCTTTCAAAGAAATCAATAACCAAAAATGGCTGACAACACCCAGAAGATGAGCTACCAAGCTGGTGAGACCAAAGGCCAAGCTCAGGTTAACTAGCTTATGAATTTCTTTCTCGATTtcgcttttgtttttatatataaattaatgtgtaaTGGTCTATAGCATATCGATTTTGTTTGTTTCAGGAGAAGGCCAGCAACTTGATGGACAGAGCTGACAATGCTGCTCAATCTGCAAAGGAATCAGTGCAAGAGGTTCAcatatttttgttcaatctctCTTGTTCTGTACTTTTTTAGAGAATTCATTCTCACCACAATGGCACAATGGATTGTGCATAAGATTTAAGAATGATAATAAaccaaaaaggaaaggaaaaaaagagtgtTGAATAAAATTTGCAACACTCTAAGTGTTAATTAGTTGCATATTTTGGCACAGATATTCTTAGCGAGTGAGTTtgctagtgttttttatttatttattttaattttgatagttCCTTCTTTGTGTAGGCTGGTCAGCAGGTGAGGGAAAAGGCACAGGGAGCTGTTGAAGGAGTAAAGAATGCAACTGGCATGAACAAGTGAAGCTGGATCGATGGAGTCCAATGATCGTCTGCTGcatgaaatttagaaattaaatgcAATATTCATCTATTCAGCacgttgtttttgtttttttggtttctgtcTTTCCTTTTGTATAAAGAAGAGAGCTCTCTGATCTGCAGTTCTCTCTTAAGTTTGTAGGCACATGCATGTTTTGCCCTCATTagaaaaattttactttaaGTTCAGTACATGTTCAATTGTTTCAGCTTATGAAATCATAACAGTGCCAGCTTAGTGCTTCATCAATTGACCCTATATGTCCACATGGCCTAAAATGCCAATTCCCTTCTTAAATCTATTTGactacaacaaaaataaattgtatctCCATCAgtaaatttaacatatcattaacaaaaaaaaaatatatgtaatattatcaatgtttttaattatttatccgTTGATATATTCATTAGTGAATATAATATATCACCGACAGAATATCATCTGTAATTCTATCAATGCGTTAACATTAGTAGTGAATTTACATTaattattcttcaatttttttgaatatactAACAgtctaattaattattcttcaacttttttGAATATACTAACGGTCTAATTATGTCGGTAACCCTATTAGTAAtagtgatatttttattaattcttttccAACCTCTAAAATATACTAATGAGGTTGCATGTGCTATTAGTAACCcatcagtaatattttaaaaatatttttaaaaaaattattgaacaagtaatttattctttcatttgatggttcctttttcttttttatatatatatatatatatatatatatatatatatatatatatatatatatatatatcaagatgACAGTCCCTTGGTTGAAAACAGCTCTAGTAGCTCACCATAAAGTCTATCATCTAGTTCCATTTCAAGGATGACTGAATTTTATGATTACACCTAAAATCTTTTCTCATCCTAACACCATCGCAAGAGGCGAAATGACGCCACTTAACGTTACCTGTGACAGGATAACAATTTCACTGGGGAACACCTTGTCTGGTTGGACTAAGTTTTTCGTGTTTGATTATTTTcctatttgttttggtttgtttcatTTTAGCTCATATTTTTTctgctttagcatgcatttttacTTTTTGTTCATGCATAGGTACATCGGGTATGTATTAATACATTcatacattttaattatttcgaataaatctatttttagaTTAGGTGGGGAGTGACGGTCTGCCTCATAACTTTCAGTCGgggttcataatcataaaacatccaactatgagctGATTGTTTACTCGGTAATAGCGATCACACTGTGCCCCAACCATTCCTCATAAACCCCTATATTGTCTTCACGAAAGGTAGTCACTAGGAGCTCATAAACCCTTTTAAGACCAGGTAATGAGCCTAGCCTTTATGTAATGGCTTAAAACTCGCCTTTAGGGTGTGAACTccctaataatttatttttgcatcaAGACAGACCTTATCAATAATCTTAAACTCTATAGGATTTTCTGAGCTAAAACCATGGCTTTCCTAAAAAGAGTTTAAGATGATCAAACTATGGGTTTTTAGCATCCATACCTGATGTGCATCCATATGCATACATCcattcattgtaaataacatacatgCACCAGGttaaaatataggtccccataAAACTCCAATTCACAAAGTCTATAATATTCGACTTCGAGTgagaaacatggaagatgaagaaagCACTCATCGTGATGCTCATTTCCAAGAAGAGTTGAAGTCTTTAAAGGCTAGCGTGGCTCGTCTCACTAGCTTTCTCAAGCAAACATCAAGGAATGCCTTTAGTGAAGGTCCTTCCAAAAGACCTACTACTTTTGTTCAAAATCAAGCGGCAACTCAACCTAAAGAAATAACAGGAGAACGAGCTCAGGATCCCAACATAATCTAGCATTTGTGGAATCGATGACACTAACATCGACACCCACAGTCTTAGATACATTCACAAACGAGTCTTACAAGACAAAGTCATCTGATGACATTGATGAAGATGAGATGACAATACTGGAATCTAGAAGTAGGGCTATTGAAA
The DNA window shown above is from Populus trichocarpa isolate Nisqually-1 chromosome 4, P.trichocarpa_v4.1, whole genome shotgun sequence and carries:
- the LOC7468383 gene encoding stress-induced protein KIN2; this encodes MADNTQKMSYQAGETKGQAQEKASNLMDRADNAAQSAKESVQEAGQQVREKAQGAVEGVKNATGMNK